A segment of the Nitrosopumilus sp. genome:
TTTTACGGCTTGCCATGTCCTCAAACCAATCTGCAATGATTGGGTCATTCATGATTTTATGGTCTTTAGAGAATTCTGAGAATTGTTGTTGGTAGGTTACTTCAGGTTTTACAAATCTGGTTACCTTTCTGACTTTGCCTGTTTTTTGATTTACTTCATCAAAAATTATTTTTTTAAGTAATTTCATTTCAGCGGCTAAATTCATGTACTTGTATTGGGTATCTGGTGAACTATGGCCTAGTTCTCTGCCAATTGCTACAACCTTCATCGGCTGGATATTTTTGTCTGTATTTCCAAGAAACTTTTTTGCGTATAATTTTGCAATTTCTTCTTTTGATACATCTTTTCCAAGAATTTTCATTCTGGATTGTTTTACGAGTCTTTGACTCAATTTTCACAGTCCTTTTGTTTTTGTAATTTGGAAAATTCAGAAATAATGAAGTCAATAAATTGAACTTTAGTGGGTTTTGGATTCTGTTTTTCATACAAACCATCAAAATCTTTTCTAGTTTGAAGAGAAGTGTTAATGAAACCGTATTTACGTACCAAGATATACATAGCAATACATAGACTCTACTTAAACTAATCTATGTAGGCCTTGTTAATACTAGGTAAACTAATTTAGATACCTATATCTATGTAGAAATACATACCGAATAGATATGGCAGACAGTAAAAATTGGTCATATGTTCAAACTCCGAAAATAGTTTTTCAAGAAATAGAAAAAATTCTCGAAGGTGCAAAATTTAAAAGATTAGGATATTTCAAACCTAAAGACATTGCAATTCTTTTATTCAGAGATTTTCTCACTAATCCTGATGGATTTATTGAGAATCAACTAGATATTAGAAAACATGAATTAAAGTTACAAACTAAATCAAAAATCGAATTTATTGGAACAATTGGCAACAGAATAGTTTTAGATGATTCTTCAGAAGGTACAATTTCAGTAATAATTGATGAAGATAAAAAACTACAATGTTATGTAGGGGATACAGATCCACATGACAACAAATGGGTTAGATTCTGTTTGAAAAATGATGAGACTTGGGATTTTCTTAAAGCAAGCGGTGTCAAAGTAGTAAAAACAAGAAATGATGACAAAGATGAAGAATAGTTGTTTTGACAACTCATGATGTCACAACCGTAAAGGTTTCTTTCAGGCCCAACACAACATAACTAAACATCACTATCAGGCATCAAAAACCCCTTGTTATCATCAATTGCTTCTCGTATTGCCTGCTGCTCCACTAGTGCTCCACTTTTTGTCGCCCATAGTATTTCGACTGCTCCATCATTGTCACATCAGTTAGTCACGAGTGGAGATTCCCGGAGTGGAAATTTAGACTAACGTAAGGGTCGACGAAGGCTTTTCTTTCGTAAGTGTGCCTAAATTATTCTATGTTGTTGTTTTAAAAACATGGTAAACAGAATCGATTCAAAACGATCAAAGATTCACGGCAAAAAATGATTTTGATTTTCCACAATCCTGTCAAAAAAATATCTTTTGTTATTTTGTCATCTATATAGGACATTGTTGATGATTATCGGGCATGATCTTATTATTAAAGAATAAAAATCAGCATGTGTTCACATTGATTCATGCAGAAATTAGCATATATCCCATGGCCACTAGAACTACCAGTGCAAGCTTTTACATTGCAAAAGCGATAGAATCAATTCAAGATATGGAAAATTTGACATTCCAGATCAATCCGATGGGAACAATTTTAGAATCAGACAGCATGGACGTGATAAATTCAGCTACAAATAGAATGATGGAGATAGTTCATAATCTAGGAATTGCAAGAGTTGAAGGTATTATCAAAATAGATTCAAGAAGAGACAAGCATGTTAAAATAAAAGAAAGAATAGAATCAATTAAAAAACAAATGCAGTAGAAATACCGCATACTTAGTATGGGCAATTAAGAATTTTATCTTAAATTAATTCAATTTATCAAACAGATTATTTGAATTTGAAAACTTGCTGGCTTTTCCACGGATTAAACATCTAGAATTTTTTCAAGATGCCAAAATGTGTGTTTCTCTGTGCAGGAGTACGGCCAATCTCCTTAACCATTGTTGCCAACTCTTCAACAGAAGAGGATGTTGCTTTTCCCGCAGCACGATAGATTTCTTCAGAAAAGGCAGTACCGACAAGATCACTTCCGCCGTTTGACAGTGCAACTTGTGCGAGTTTTTTTCCATATGCAACCCAGTATACAGAAATGTTGTTCAGCACGTTTGCAAGCATCAGTCGAGAAACTGCAGTAATTTTAAGATCATATACAGATGAGCACTCATGATTTACCAAGTGTTCTTGCTCAAGTTCAGTGTTATCCAAGCTGAATTTCAACGGAATCAGAGTCAGAAAACCCTTGGTCTTCTTTTGCAGTTCACGAATCTTGATGAGATGATCAATGATATGTTCAGGCTTTTCAATATGACCGTAAAGCATGGTAACGTTGCTTTTGATGTTCATGTCATGAGCCTCCTCAATAACGTCCAGCCATTGCTGTCCAGTACACTTACCCTTTACAATCTTCCCTCTAACTTCAGGATGAAACAGCTCAGCTCCTCCGCCGGGCATCGAGTCAAGTCCAGCATCCTTGAGGCGCGATAGAATTTCTTTGGTAGAGTTTTTTGTAAGTTTTGATAAATAGTAAATTTCAGCTGCAGTCAATGCTTTGATGTTTAGCTGTGGGTGGCTCTTTTTGATGGCCCTCATCATATCCTCATAGTATTCCAGCGGAAGCTTGGGATGAAAGCCGCCTACAATGTGAACCTCTGTCGCACCCATTTGCTTTGCAATGCCCACCCTTTGCTCAATTTCCTGCGGATTCAGCGTGTATGCGTCATCTGCATCCTCTTTTCTATAAAATGCGCACATCTGACAGCTAGCAGCACAGACGTTGGTGTAGTTCATGTAGTATGATGCAGCAAAGGTTACAGTGTCACCGACCAGTTTCTTTCGGGCATTGTCTGCTACTGCTGCAAGTAAATGTAAATTGTCATAGTTCATCAGCTCAAGACCGTCTTTGTAAGACAGTTCCTCTCCGGTAATCGCACGATCTAAGGCTTGAGAGTCAGCAACAAGATCTGTCAACATACTGTTTCACTTTTCTATCGGGATATATTCCTTATAGTCTTAAGAGATAAGTAGTCAGCCAAACAAGCGACATCATGGTGCTTCCCCTAGTAGACGAACACAAGCCAAAGTGTTACTTGTGCCACGATGGTTTTGAAAATATAGAGGAATTGAGAACGCATCAAAAGTCAGTACACAGTGATTTTTTTGAAGAAAATACAGTACAGGACAAGCGAGAGCCAGCACCAGGCGATGTTACGGTGTTTTAGATTTTTTTGGTTTAGAGGATCTTAATAATTCCTGAGCGAGTCCTTTGGAGACGTTTGCCAACTCGCAATATTTGTCAATATACAGAGCCTTTTTGAAATGTGTTATTGCTTCTTCCAGTCTTCCCAGCTCTCCTAAAGAAAGTCCCTTGTATGCCAGAGCAATTGCGGATTTTTTATCAACTTTTAATGCATAATCATAGCAAGCAATGGCTTCACCATATTTTTCGTCGGAATGTAGCGCAGCACCTTTGTTTAGTAGCGCGTCAAGATGATCAGGTAAAACGCCAAGATCTTTGTTATAAGAGTCGATTGCGAGCACGTACTTTCCCATATTTTGTAATGTCGCACCCTTGTCAACGAGTACACTGACATTGTCAGGTTCGTGTTTTAATGCAGAATCATAAAGTTTTAACGCATAGGAATAGTTTCCATCCTCAATATACTCAGATGCCTGTACCAATATTCTCTTAACAGGATTACTCATTACTGTTGAGAATGTTTTGTCAATAATAAACTGATTTTTTCTCTCAGAAACAGCCAATTGTTCATGTAATTGCAG
Coding sequences within it:
- a CDS encoding MTH1187 family thiamine-binding protein, with the translated sequence MIHAEISIYPMATRTTSASFYIAKAIESIQDMENLTFQINPMGTILESDSMDVINSATNRMMEIVHNLGIARVEGIIKIDSRRDKHVKIKERIESIKKQMQ
- a CDS encoding CofH family radical SAM protein, with amino-acid sequence MLTDLVADSQALDRAITGEELSYKDGLELMNYDNLHLLAAVADNARKKLVGDTVTFAASYYMNYTNVCAASCQMCAFYRKEDADDAYTLNPQEIEQRVGIAKQMGATEVHIVGGFHPKLPLEYYEDMMRAIKKSHPQLNIKALTAAEIYYLSKLTKNSTKEILSRLKDAGLDSMPGGGAELFHPEVRGKIVKGKCTGQQWLDVIEEAHDMNIKSNVTMLYGHIEKPEHIIDHLIKIRELQKKTKGFLTLIPLKFSLDNTELEQEHLVNHECSSVYDLKITAVSRLMLANVLNNISVYWVAYGKKLAQVALSNGGSDLVGTAFSEEIYRAAGKATSSSVEELATMVKEIGRTPAQRNTHFGILKKF
- a CDS encoding tetratricopeptide repeat protein; the encoded protein is MSNPVKRILVQASEYIEDGNYSYALKLYDSALKHEPDNVSVLVDKGATLQNMGKYVLAIDSYNKDLGVLPDHLDALLNKGAALHSDEKYGEAIACYDYALKVDKKSAIALAYKGLSLGELGRLEEAITHFKKALYIDKYCELANVSKGLAQELLRSSKPKKSKTP